In one window of Protaetiibacter larvae DNA:
- a CDS encoding DUF2510 domain-containing protein codes for MTGAFEAAGWRDDPADPARQRWWDGFDWTEHTRLAPIVDNPAGRRPIGREPIVFARRDRTAVLGWIGWSPLWIGAAPYLLWLISANVQARPQAAGWIPVTFLLGWAALLLLAHRDRRELQALGWIGTPNPRWALLGSLPYLIARRRALHRDDGDAEGTDTSLFATTAVVLAIAGAALVLWMGPQLIGMAIEVVGDQFRQRTITPGP; via the coding sequence ATGACGGGGGCGTTCGAGGCGGCGGGATGGCGGGACGACCCCGCCGATCCCGCCCGGCAGCGCTGGTGGGACGGCTTCGACTGGACCGAGCACACGCGCCTCGCCCCCATCGTCGACAACCCCGCCGGGCGGCGGCCGATCGGGCGGGAGCCGATCGTGTTCGCGCGCCGCGACCGCACCGCCGTGCTCGGCTGGATCGGCTGGTCGCCGCTCTGGATCGGCGCCGCGCCGTACCTGCTGTGGCTCATCTCGGCCAACGTGCAGGCGCGCCCGCAGGCGGCCGGCTGGATCCCGGTGACCTTCCTGCTCGGCTGGGCGGCGCTCCTGCTGCTGGCCCACCGCGACCGCCGGGAGCTGCAGGCGCTCGGCTGGATCGGCACCCCGAACCCGCGGTGGGCGCTGCTCGGTTCGCTGCCCTACCTGATCGCCCGGCGGCGGGCCCTGCACCGCGATGACGGCGACGCGGAGGGCACCGACACCTCGCTCTTCGCGACCACCGCGGTCGTGCTCGCGATCGCGGGGGCGGCGCTCGTGCTGTGGATGGGTCCGCAGCTCATCGGCATGGCGATCGAGGTGGTCGGCGACCAGTTCCGTCAGCGCACGATCACGCCTGGGCCCTGA
- a CDS encoding alpha/beta hydrolase — translation MTELSIDPELVVWSAEADARRERPLVIVLHGRGSHERDLAALFPYLPSGFVYASLRAPRAWNVGFAWFDGDPTRPGDPDPATVDPATDAVLEWLAALPWVPPRVGALGFSQGGALATHLLRRGGGVVSFAVSMAGFLIRGEQPGDARLAAERPPAFWGRGGGDPLFTPALVQRSDAWLPFHTTLTSAVYPGVGHTVSDEMLRDVDAFLRAQA, via the coding sequence GTGACGGAGTTGTCGATCGACCCTGAGCTGGTGGTGTGGAGCGCGGAGGCGGATGCGCGGCGCGAGCGCCCGCTCGTGATCGTGCTGCACGGGCGCGGCTCGCATGAGCGCGACCTGGCCGCCCTGTTCCCCTACCTGCCGAGCGGCTTCGTGTACGCCTCGCTGCGCGCACCGCGGGCCTGGAACGTCGGCTTCGCCTGGTTCGACGGCGATCCCACGCGCCCGGGCGACCCGGATCCCGCGACCGTCGATCCGGCGACGGATGCCGTGCTCGAGTGGCTGGCCGCCCTGCCGTGGGTGCCGCCGCGGGTCGGGGCGCTCGGCTTCTCGCAGGGGGGCGCCCTCGCAACCCACCTGCTGCGGCGGGGCGGCGGGGTCGTCTCCTTCGCGGTGAGCATGGCCGGCTTCCTGATCCGCGGCGAGCAGCCGGGGGACGCACGGCTCGCCGCCGAGCGACCGCCTGCCTTCTGGGGGCGCGGCGGCGGCGATCCGCTGTTCACCCCGGCACTCGTCCAGCGTTCGGATGCCTGGCTGCCCTTCCACACCACCCTCACGAGCGCCGTCTACCCGGGGGTCGGTCATACGGTGTCGGACGAGATGCTGCGCGACGTGGACGCGTTCCTCAGGGCCCAGGCGTGA
- a CDS encoding NUDIX hydrolase family protein, with amino-acid sequence MSTVGAGIPEPPRDEPNSAWLSDDELEWVRGRIPLLYVEAVPVRVDGLGVVSQVGVLLRANAAGEITRTLVSGRVMYGETIRDALFRHLEKDLGPMAFPQLPTSPVPFHVAEYFPIPGLSAYVDDRQHAVSLAFVVPVTGTCEPRQDALELTWVTPGEASSASFHDELEGGRGTLLRAALASVGVLG; translated from the coding sequence ATGAGCACCGTGGGCGCCGGCATCCCCGAACCTCCGCGCGACGAGCCGAACTCCGCGTGGCTCAGCGACGACGAGCTGGAGTGGGTGCGCGGCCGCATCCCCCTGCTGTACGTCGAGGCGGTGCCGGTACGGGTCGACGGGCTCGGCGTCGTCAGCCAGGTGGGCGTGCTGCTGCGCGCGAACGCCGCCGGCGAGATCACCCGAACGCTCGTCTCCGGGCGCGTGATGTACGGCGAGACGATCCGGGATGCGCTGTTCCGCCACCTCGAGAAGGACCTCGGGCCGATGGCGTTCCCGCAACTGCCGACGAGTCCCGTGCCGTTCCATGTGGCGGAGTACTTCCCCATCCCGGGGCTCTCCGCCTACGTCGACGACCGCCAGCACGCGGTGTCGCTCGCCTTCGTGGTGCCCGTGACGGGCACCTGCGAGCCGCGCCAGGACGCCCTGGAGCTCACCTGGGTGACGCCGGGCGAGGCGTCGTCGGCGAGCTTCCACGACGAGCTCGAGGGCGGCCGCGGCACCCTGCTGCGTGCCGCGCTCGCCTCGGTCGGCGTGCTGGGCTGA
- a CDS encoding DEAD/DEAH box helicase, translating into MTSPTFGALGVPAPLVAVLAADGKTEAFPIQVDTLPDTLAGRDVLGRGRTGSGKTIAFALPLVARLGTQLAGGGRRSGLPLALILAPTRELATQIAATVEPLADAYGLTVTTIYGGVSQNRQVAALKAGVDIVVACPGRLEDLMGQRLVRLDAIEITVIDEADHMADLGFLPGVTRILAATPAGGQRMLFSATLDNGVDKLVNRFLENPVMHSVNEIDQPPVKMTHHVFGTADVETKKQLVQALASGRGRRILFMRTKHHAKKLAQQLTASGIPAVDLHGNLSQPQRDRNLAAFADGSVRVLVATDVAARGVHVDDVELVVHVDPPMEHKAYLHRSGRTARAGSEGDVVTVVLPAQEKDVAQLMRKAGIVATPQKVTADAAAVTSLVGEVAAYVKPEPRATVQQQGGGRSQGANAQRKRAAREDRAGGQQRQGERPRADRSGRPARGGQSAGSSAATRGGQSTRSGQSARGGQSGSGRSAQPTRYTTSTPTTGNPRTGGRRVNRPAG; encoded by the coding sequence ATGACCTCCCCCACCTTCGGCGCGCTCGGCGTGCCCGCCCCCCTCGTCGCCGTGCTCGCCGCCGACGGCAAGACCGAGGCGTTCCCGATCCAGGTCGACACGCTGCCCGACACGCTCGCCGGGCGCGACGTGCTCGGCCGCGGCCGCACCGGCTCGGGCAAGACCATCGCCTTCGCGCTGCCGCTCGTGGCGCGCCTCGGCACGCAGCTCGCCGGCGGCGGACGCCGCTCGGGCCTGCCGCTCGCGCTCATCCTCGCCCCCACCCGCGAGCTCGCCACCCAGATCGCGGCGACCGTCGAACCCCTCGCCGACGCCTACGGCCTCACCGTCACCACCATCTACGGCGGCGTCTCGCAGAACCGTCAGGTCGCGGCGCTCAAGGCCGGCGTCGACATCGTCGTCGCCTGCCCCGGACGCCTCGAGGACCTCATGGGCCAGCGGCTCGTGCGCCTCGACGCGATCGAGATCACCGTCATCGACGAGGCCGACCACATGGCCGACCTGGGCTTCCTGCCCGGCGTCACCCGCATCCTCGCGGCCACCCCGGCCGGCGGCCAGCGGATGCTGTTCTCGGCGACCCTCGACAACGGGGTCGACAAGCTCGTCAACCGCTTCCTCGAGAACCCGGTCATGCACTCGGTCAACGAGATCGACCAGCCGCCGGTCAAGATGACCCACCACGTGTTCGGCACCGCCGACGTGGAGACCAAGAAGCAGCTCGTGCAGGCGCTCGCCTCGGGGCGCGGCCGCCGCATCCTGTTCATGCGCACCAAGCACCACGCCAAGAAGCTCGCCCAGCAGCTCACCGCGTCGGGCATCCCGGCCGTCGACCTGCACGGCAACCTCTCGCAGCCGCAGCGCGACCGCAACCTGGCGGCCTTCGCCGACGGCTCGGTGCGCGTGCTCGTCGCCACCGATGTCGCCGCGCGCGGCGTGCACGTGGACGACGTGGAGCTCGTCGTGCACGTCGACCCGCCCATGGAGCACAAGGCCTACCTGCACCGCTCGGGCCGCACCGCCCGTGCCGGGTCGGAGGGCGACGTCGTCACGGTCGTGCTGCCCGCGCAGGAGAAGGACGTGGCGCAGCTCATGCGCAAGGCCGGCATCGTCGCGACGCCGCAGAAGGTGACCGCGGATGCCGCGGCCGTCACGAGCCTCGTCGGCGAGGTCGCCGCCTACGTGAAGCCCGAGCCGCGTGCGACCGTGCAGCAGCAGGGCGGCGGACGCAGCCAGGGCGCCAACGCGCAGCGCAAGCGTGCGGCCCGCGAGGATCGCGCCGGCGGCCAGCAGCGTCAGGGCGAGCGCCCGCGCGCCGACCGCTCGGGGCGCCCGGCGCGGGGCGGCCAGTCCGCCGGCAGCTCGGCGGCGACCCGCGGCGGGCAGTCCACACGTTCCGGGCAGTCGGCGCGCGGCGGGCAGTCGGGATCCGGCCGCTCCGCGCAGCCCACGCGCTACACGACGAGCACCCCCACCACGGGCAACCCCCGCACCGGCGGGCGCCGGGTCAACCGCCCCGCCGGCTGA
- a CDS encoding 2-phosphosulfolactate phosphatase, which yields MSDARTQSSYQVRFEWGAEGALAVEPGVHAIVWVDELGTEELPPVSAELVTGALHNAAALGRWSLERQAELGGRFVVAVVAAGARQPDGSLRFAVEDLLAAGAVIDAIAELGIDHQSPEAAAAASAYTGLRNATRHLVSASVSARELREATAASR from the coding sequence ATGTCCGATGCGCGTACGCAGAGCAGCTACCAGGTTCGTTTCGAGTGGGGCGCCGAGGGCGCGCTCGCGGTGGAGCCGGGCGTGCACGCGATCGTCTGGGTCGACGAGCTCGGCACCGAGGAGCTCCCGCCGGTGTCGGCGGAGCTCGTGACGGGCGCTCTGCACAACGCTGCAGCGTTGGGCCGGTGGTCGCTCGAGCGGCAGGCGGAGCTCGGCGGGCGGTTCGTGGTCGCGGTGGTCGCGGCGGGCGCCCGGCAGCCGGACGGCTCGCTGCGGTTCGCGGTCGAGGATCTGCTGGCGGCCGGGGCCGTCATCGACGCGATCGCCGAGCTCGGCATCGATCACCAGTCACCCGAGGCGGCGGCTGCGGCATCCGCCTACACGGGCCTGCGCAATGCGACCCGGCATCTCGTGTCGGCGTCGGTCTCGGCCCGCGAGCTGCGTGAGGCTACCGCCGCGTCCAGGTGA
- a CDS encoding SprT-like domain-containing protein has protein sequence MAELPRVRTWADALIRLHLDDSWSFAFDNAKTRAGLCNFTAKRISVSRYIAQRSDDDEIHQVLLHEVAHAIAGPRAGHGPRWKSVADELGYEGGRTHDGPVPNELAPWVGHCPNGHVSYRYRRPTRPTSCGVCSRRFDPELRITWTRR, from the coding sequence ATGGCCGAGCTCCCCCGCGTGCGCACCTGGGCCGATGCCCTCATCCGCCTGCACCTCGACGACTCCTGGAGCTTCGCCTTCGACAACGCGAAGACCCGGGCGGGGCTGTGCAACTTCACCGCGAAACGCATCTCGGTGTCGCGGTACATCGCCCAGCGCTCCGACGACGACGAGATCCACCAGGTGCTGCTGCACGAGGTGGCGCACGCCATCGCGGGGCCGAGAGCCGGCCACGGACCGCGCTGGAAGTCGGTCGCCGACGAGCTCGGCTACGAAGGCGGCCGCACGCACGACGGGCCGGTGCCGAACGAGCTCGCACCCTGGGTCGGGCACTGCCCGAACGGGCACGTCAGCTACCGCTACCGGCGCCCCACCCGGCCCACCTCGTGCGGGGTGTGCTCGCGGCGATTCGACCCGGAGCTGCGGATCACCTGGACGCGGCGGTAG
- a CDS encoding spermidine synthase, whose amino-acid sequence MRAEVRPDRFTPGAFELVVDGTPQSHVDLDDPTRLFFEYIARMGHVIDQLGEPGEPITALHLGAGALTIPRYIAATRPGSRQQVIELEPELVELVRRELPLPRDASIRVRYGDAREVLGRLPSGLRGAVELLVVDVFAGARTPAHVTSVEFYRECAAFLAPGGVLLANIADGAGAAFARGQAATLGMVFADVAVLGEAQVLKGRRFGNFVLVASPAPLPLDWMPRLLASGPHPAQLVHGAGLRDWIAGAPIVTDATAVASPPPGRGVFQIPPKR is encoded by the coding sequence ATGCGCGCCGAGGTGCGCCCCGACCGGTTCACCCCCGGCGCCTTCGAGCTCGTCGTCGACGGCACCCCGCAGTCGCACGTCGACCTCGACGACCCGACGCGGCTGTTCTTCGAGTACATCGCGCGCATGGGCCATGTGATCGACCAGCTCGGCGAGCCGGGCGAGCCGATCACCGCCCTTCACCTCGGCGCGGGCGCCCTCACCATCCCGCGCTACATCGCCGCCACGCGGCCCGGATCGCGCCAGCAGGTGATCGAGCTCGAACCGGAGCTGGTCGAGCTGGTGCGACGCGAACTGCCCCTGCCGCGCGACGCCTCCATCCGGGTGCGCTACGGCGACGCGCGCGAGGTGCTGGGGCGGCTGCCGAGCGGACTGCGCGGCGCGGTCGAGCTGCTCGTGGTCGACGTGTTCGCGGGAGCCCGCACGCCCGCCCACGTGACGAGCGTCGAGTTCTACCGGGAGTGCGCGGCGTTCCTCGCACCCGGCGGCGTGCTGCTGGCCAACATCGCCGACGGCGCCGGCGCCGCCTTCGCCCGCGGGCAGGCGGCGACCCTCGGGATGGTGTTCGCGGATGTCGCGGTGCTCGGCGAGGCGCAGGTGCTCAAGGGCCGCCGCTTCGGCAACTTCGTGCTCGTCGCCTCACCCGCGCCGCTGCCGCTCGACTGGATGCCGCGGCTGCTCGCGAGCGGCCCGCATCCCGCGCAGCTCGTGCACGGGGCGGGGCTGCGGGACTGGATCGCCGGCGCGCCGATCGTGACCGATGCGACGGCCGTCGCCTCCCCTCCCCCGGGTCGTGGGGTGTTCCAGATCCCGCCGAAACGCTGA
- a CDS encoding head GIN domain-containing protein, producing MNTTTRGRRGRRIALAAGVGVVGATLLAGCLPVPRIAFPPEALGELATEQHAVSDEVHALRLETGGSVDVVLGDEPGLTIRGPQGILDRLTVDESNGTLVLGSTGGAGWLGELLRYTLTVTSLDTVELSGSGDVRADLSAADVVTIRVDGSGDVTGTGVAADSVDVELSGSGDVRLAGQADTATLRVSGSGDLSAGALRLVDALAEVDGSGDLTVHASGELDASVSGSGDILVRGNPRVTREISGSGDIVGA from the coding sequence ATGAACACCACCACTCGCGGCCGCCGCGGCCGCCGCATCGCTCTCGCCGCCGGCGTCGGCGTCGTCGGCGCCACCCTGCTGGCCGGCTGTCTGCCCGTCCCCCGCATCGCCTTCCCCCCGGAGGCGCTCGGCGAGCTCGCGACCGAGCAGCACGCCGTGTCGGACGAGGTGCACGCGCTGCGCCTCGAGACCGGCGGCTCCGTGGACGTCGTGCTCGGCGACGAGCCGGGCCTCACGATCCGCGGCCCGCAGGGCATCCTCGATCGGCTGACGGTGGACGAGTCGAACGGCACCCTCGTGCTCGGCAGCACGGGCGGCGCCGGATGGCTGGGCGAGCTGCTGCGCTACACGCTCACCGTCACCTCGCTCGACACGGTCGAGCTCTCCGGTTCGGGCGATGTGCGCGCCGACCTCTCCGCGGCCGACGTCGTGACGATCCGCGTCGACGGCTCGGGCGACGTCACGGGCACGGGCGTCGCGGCGGACAGCGTCGACGTGGAGCTCTCGGGCTCGGGCGACGTACGCCTGGCAGGCCAGGCCGACACCGCCACCCTGCGGGTCTCCGGCTCGGGAGACCTCTCCGCCGGAGCTCTGCGTCTGGTGGACGCGCTGGCCGAGGTCGACGGCTCCGGCGACCTCACCGTCCACGCGAGCGGCGAGCTCGACGCCTCCGTCTCCGGCAGCGGCGACATCCTGGTGCGCGGCAACCCCCGTGTGACCCGCGAGATCTCGGGCTCCGGCGACATCGTCGGCGCCTGA
- the rpoB gene encoding DNA-directed RNA polymerase subunit beta — protein MAAARSASSKNSPKNGRAASRLSFAKITDTLTVPDLLALQTESFDWLVGNEAWKARIAGDPTASTTTGLDEIFEEISPIEDLGETMQLSFSQPELEEPKYSIEECKERGKTFAAPLYVNAEFMNHMTGEIKTQTVFMGDFPLMTEKGTFIINGTERVVVSQLVRSPGVYFERTQEKTSDKDIFSARVIPSRGAWLEFEIDKRDQVGVRIDRKRKQSVTVFLKALGLTSEEILAAFPGYESIASTLEKDAILTKEEALKDIYRKLRPGEQVAAEAARALLDNFYFNPKRYDLAKVGRYKINRKLGLDAPLSDSVLTIDDIIATIKYLVALHAGETTLPGVRDGKKIEFRLDTDDIDHFGNRRIRAVGELIQNQVRTGLSRMERVVRERMTTQDIEAITPQTLINVRPVVAAIKEFFGTSQLSQFMDQNNPLAGLTHKRRLSALGPGGLSRERAGVEVRDVHPSHYGRMCPIETPEGPNIGLIGSLASFARINSFGFIETPYRRVSNGKVSSTIDYLTASEEDDFVVAQANAPLDATGKFAEAKVLVRKKGGEVELVDADQVDYMDVSPRQMVSVATSLIPFLEHDDANRALMGANMQRQAVPLLRSESPLVGTGMEGFAAIDAGDVVIAEKSGVVAEVSADVVSVQLDEGGTQEYYLRKFDRSNQGTSYNHRVLVNQGDRVEAGEVIADGPATENGELALGKNLLVAFMPWEGHNFEDAIILSQNLVKDDTLSSIHIEEYEVDARDTKLGKEEITRDLPNVSPELLADLDERGIIRIGAEVRPGDILVGKVTPKGETELSAEERLLRAIFNEKSREVRDTSLKVPHGEEGTVIGVKVFDAQDGDDELGSGVNQRVVVFIAQKRKITAGDKLAGRHGNKGVISKILPVEDMPFLADGTPVDVILNPLGIPGRMNFGQVLETHLGWVAKQGWKVDGSPKWAARLPKEAHEAAPNTKVATPVFDGALEEEIEGLLDSTTPNRDGVRMIDHTGKTVLFDGRSGEPFPEPISVGYMYILKLHHLVDDKIHARSTGPYSMITQQPLGGKAQFGGQRFGEMEVWALEAYGAAYALQELLTIKSDDILGRVKVYEAIVKGENIQEPGIPESFKVLIKEMQSLCLNVEVLGADGTALSLKDTDDEVFRAAEELGINISTRFESSSIDDI, from the coding sequence TTGGCTGCTGCGCGCTCCGCATCCAGTAAGAATTCCCCCAAGAACGGCCGTGCAGCTTCGCGGCTCTCGTTCGCCAAGATCACCGACACCCTCACGGTTCCGGATCTTCTGGCGCTCCAGACCGAGAGCTTCGACTGGCTCGTCGGCAACGAGGCGTGGAAGGCACGGATCGCGGGCGACCCGACCGCATCCACCACGACGGGCCTCGACGAGATCTTCGAGGAGATCAGCCCCATCGAGGACCTCGGCGAGACGATGCAGCTGTCGTTCTCCCAGCCGGAGCTCGAGGAGCCCAAGTACTCCATCGAGGAGTGCAAGGAGCGCGGCAAGACCTTCGCCGCGCCGCTCTACGTGAACGCCGAGTTCATGAACCACATGACCGGCGAGATCAAGACCCAGACGGTCTTCATGGGCGACTTCCCGCTCATGACCGAGAAGGGCACCTTCATCATCAACGGCACCGAGCGCGTCGTCGTGTCGCAGCTCGTCCGCAGCCCCGGCGTGTACTTCGAGCGCACGCAGGAGAAGACCTCCGACAAGGACATCTTCTCGGCGCGCGTCATCCCGAGCCGCGGCGCGTGGCTCGAGTTCGAGATCGACAAGCGCGACCAGGTGGGCGTGCGCATCGACCGCAAGCGCAAGCAGTCGGTCACCGTGTTCCTCAAGGCCCTCGGCCTCACGAGCGAAGAGATCCTCGCCGCCTTCCCCGGCTACGAGTCGATCGCCTCCACCCTCGAGAAGGACGCCATCCTCACCAAGGAGGAGGCGCTCAAGGACATCTACCGCAAGCTCCGTCCGGGCGAGCAGGTCGCCGCCGAGGCCGCCCGCGCGCTGCTGGACAACTTCTACTTCAACCCGAAGCGCTACGACCTCGCCAAGGTGGGTCGCTACAAGATCAACCGCAAGCTCGGCCTCGACGCCCCGCTCAGCGACTCGGTGCTCACGATCGACGACATCATCGCGACGATCAAGTACCTCGTGGCGCTGCACGCCGGCGAGACCACGCTCCCGGGTGTGCGCGACGGCAAGAAGATCGAGTTCCGCCTCGACACCGACGACATCGACCACTTCGGCAACCGTCGCATCCGCGCGGTGGGCGAGCTCATCCAGAACCAGGTGCGCACCGGCCTCAGCCGCATGGAGCGCGTCGTGCGCGAGCGCATGACCACCCAGGACATCGAGGCCATCACGCCGCAGACGCTCATCAACGTGCGTCCCGTCGTGGCCGCGATCAAGGAGTTCTTCGGCACCAGCCAGCTCTCCCAGTTCATGGACCAGAACAACCCGCTCGCGGGCCTCACGCACAAGCGCCGCCTCTCGGCCCTCGGCCCCGGCGGCCTCAGCCGTGAGCGCGCCGGCGTCGAGGTGCGCGACGTGCACCCGAGCCACTACGGCCGCATGTGCCCGATCGAGACCCCGGAAGGCCCGAACATCGGCCTCATCGGCTCGCTCGCGTCCTTCGCCCGCATCAACTCCTTCGGCTTCATCGAGACCCCGTACCGCCGGGTCTCGAACGGCAAGGTGTCGAGCACGATCGACTACCTGACCGCTTCCGAGGAGGACGACTTCGTCGTCGCCCAGGCGAACGCGCCGCTGGACGCCACGGGCAAGTTCGCCGAGGCGAAGGTGCTCGTCCGCAAGAAGGGCGGCGAGGTCGAGCTCGTCGACGCCGACCAGGTGGACTACATGGACGTCTCGCCGCGCCAGATGGTGTCGGTCGCGACCTCGCTCATCCCGTTCCTCGAGCACGACGACGCCAACCGCGCCCTCATGGGTGCCAACATGCAGCGTCAGGCCGTTCCGCTGCTGCGTTCCGAGTCGCCGCTCGTCGGCACCGGCATGGAGGGCTTCGCGGCCATCGACGCCGGGGACGTGGTCATCGCCGAGAAGTCCGGTGTCGTCGCCGAGGTGTCGGCGGATGTCGTGAGCGTGCAGCTCGACGAGGGCGGCACGCAGGAGTACTACCTGCGCAAGTTCGACCGCTCGAACCAGGGCACGAGCTACAACCACCGCGTGCTCGTCAACCAGGGCGACCGCGTCGAGGCGGGCGAGGTCATCGCCGACGGCCCGGCGACCGAGAACGGCGAGCTCGCGCTCGGCAAGAACCTGCTCGTGGCGTTCATGCCGTGGGAGGGTCACAACTTCGAGGACGCCATCATCCTGAGCCAGAACCTGGTGAAGGACGACACGTTGAGCTCGATCCACATCGAGGAGTACGAGGTCGACGCGCGCGACACCAAGCTCGGCAAGGAGGAGATCACCCGCGATCTCCCCAACGTGAGCCCGGAACTGCTCGCCGACCTGGACGAGCGCGGCATCATCCGCATCGGCGCCGAGGTGCGCCCCGGCGACATCCTCGTCGGCAAGGTCACCCCGAAGGGCGAGACCGAGCTCTCGGCGGAGGAGCGCCTGCTGCGCGCGATCTTCAACGAGAAGAGCCGCGAGGTGCGCGACACGAGCCTCAAGGTGCCCCACGGCGAGGAGGGCACCGTCATCGGTGTCAAGGTGTTCGACGCCCAGGACGGCGACGACGAGCTCGGCTCGGGCGTCAACCAGCGCGTCGTGGTGTTCATCGCCCAGAAGCGCAAGATCACCGCGGGCGACAAGCTCGCCGGTCGTCACGGCAACAAGGGCGTCATCTCGAAGATCCTGCCCGTCGAGGACATGCCGTTCCTCGCGGACGGCACCCCGGTCGACGTGATCCTCAACCCGCTCGGCATCCCCGGCCGCATGAACTTCGGCCAGGTGCTGGAGACCCACCTCGGATGGGTCGCCAAGCAGGGCTGGAAGGTCGACGGTTCGCCGAAGTGGGCGGCGCGTCTGCCCAAGGAGGCCCACGAGGCCGCCCCGAACACCAAGGTCGCGACCCCGGTGTTCGACGGCGCGCTCGAGGAGGAGATCGAGGGTCTGCTCGACTCGACCACCCCGAACCGCGACGGCGTGCGGATGATCGACCACACCGGCAAGACGGTGCTGTTCGACGGCCGCTCGGGCGAGCCCTTCCCGGAGCCCATCTCGGTCGGCTACATGTACATCCTGAAGCTGCACCACCTCGTGGACGACAAGATCCACGCGCGGAGCACCGGCCCGTACTCGATGATCACCCAGCAGCCGCTCGGTGGGAAGGCGCAGTTCGGCGGCCAGCGCTTCGGTGAGATGGAGGTGTGGGCGCTCGAGGCCTACGGGGCCGCGTACGCGCTGCAGGAGCTCCTGACGATCAAGTCCGACGACATCCTGGGCCGCGTGAAGGTCTACGAGGCGATCGTCAAGGGCGAGAACATCCAGGAGCCCGGCATCCCGGAGAGCTTCAAGGTGCTCATCAAGGAGATGCAGTCGCTGTGCCTGAACGTCGAGGTGCTCGGCGCCGACGGCACCGCCCTCAGCCTCAAGGACACGGATGACGAGGTCTTCCGCGCCGCCGAGGAGCTGGGCATCAACATCTCCACCCGCTTCGAGTCGTCGTCGATCGACGACATCTGA